Proteins from one Syntrophaceae bacterium genomic window:
- a CDS encoding glutathionylspermidine synthase family protein produces the protein MQILRVNPIPPSIFEQVGFYWYDSSGDLDYVANELVQVTEEEGEAFYRAAEELYGLYVQAAQHVIDHGLFDLLDIPDNLVEMIRLSWEDDRHFHLLGRFDLAGGLDGKPIKLIEFNADTPSMIFETALIQWMVLRHNGLEEELQFNRLYETLQESFIRMRSLHPAFAGADAPIPCILFSCLDLGVEDENTTRLLEEMAYEAGFITGFEYAHDVCFDEEGISNPAGDRFDFWYKLLPYEYIGMEEPELAELLTDLLRRDRVVLLNPPYSLLFQSKGILKVLWDLFPGHPLLLETSFEPLRGTTCVEKKTFSREGDNVRILDQSGNELDRRDGDYVSYRSIYQEFADLPTDSEGRLYQAGVFFSWEPCGLGFRREKGIIHNLSQFAGHAVRAGFPESRPR, from the coding sequence GTGCAAATCCTCAGGGTGAACCCCATCCCCCCCTCCATTTTCGAACAGGTCGGGTTTTACTGGTACGACTCCTCCGGCGATCTGGACTATGTGGCGAACGAACTGGTCCAGGTGACGGAAGAGGAGGGGGAGGCATTCTACCGGGCGGCGGAAGAGCTCTACGGCCTCTATGTTCAGGCAGCCCAGCACGTCATCGATCACGGGCTGTTCGACCTCCTGGACATCCCGGACAACCTGGTGGAGATGATCCGGCTCAGTTGGGAGGACGACCGCCACTTCCACCTCCTGGGGCGCTTCGACCTGGCCGGCGGGTTGGACGGGAAGCCCATCAAGCTCATCGAATTCAACGCCGACACGCCCTCGATGATCTTCGAGACGGCCCTTATCCAGTGGATGGTCCTCCGCCACAACGGCCTGGAAGAAGAGTTGCAGTTCAACCGCCTCTACGAAACCCTGCAGGAGTCCTTCATCCGGATGCGCAGCCTCCATCCGGCCTTCGCCGGCGCCGATGCCCCCATCCCGTGCATCCTTTTCTCCTGCCTCGACCTGGGCGTAGAGGACGAGAATACGACCCGCCTCCTGGAGGAAATGGCCTACGAGGCAGGATTCATAACCGGCTTCGAGTACGCCCATGACGTGTGCTTCGACGAGGAGGGGATCTCCAATCCCGCGGGCGACCGTTTTGATTTCTGGTACAAGCTCCTGCCCTACGAGTACATCGGCATGGAGGAGCCGGAGCTGGCGGAGCTCCTGACGGACCTTCTCCGGCGGGACAGGGTCGTCCTTCTGAATCCGCCCTATTCGCTCCTCTTCCAGTCGAAGGGCATTTTGAAGGTCCTCTGGGACCTCTTCCCGGGCCATCCGCTCCTCCTGGAAACATCCTTCGAGCCGCTCCGCGGAACCACCTGCGTGGAGAAAAAGACCTTCAGCCGGGAGGGGGACAACGTGCGCATCCTCGACCAATCGGGAAATGAACTGGACAGAAGGGACGGGGATTATGTATCGTACCGCTCCATTTACCAGGAGTTCGCGGACCTCCCGACCGACAGCGAAGGCCGCCTCTACCAGGCGGGGGTCTTCTTCTCCTGGGAGCCCTGCGGCCTCGGCTTCCGCCGGGAGAAGGGCATCATCCACAACCTCTCCCAGTTCGCAGGGCATGCAGTTCGTGCCGGTTTTCCGGAATCAAGACCAAGGTAG
- a CDS encoding prolipoprotein diacylglyceryl transferase, with protein sequence MDNPTGWASLPSHISPFLFQFGSFQLRWYSLMYLAAFGLTYFLVVRRIRQEKFPYTPETIQDLFIWIIFGLILGGRLGYVLFYNLDYYLGHPLEILLPFEFSGGGMRFVGISGMSFHGGLVGVVLAAVWFCRRNGIAFWNMADLICPTVPLGYTFGRLGNFLNGELWGRATTMPWGMYFPLDPTGLLRHPSQLYEALFEGVVLFAILWAIRRKSPFDGFLLSMYLIGYGLIRFVIEFFREPDAQLGLLLFSLSMGQLLCLLMIGAGLAVFMMRKTAAERNR encoded by the coding sequence ATGGACAATCCGACCGGCTGGGCGAGCCTCCCCAGCCACATCAGCCCCTTCCTCTTCCAGTTCGGATCCTTCCAGCTTCGCTGGTACAGCCTGATGTACCTGGCGGCCTTCGGACTCACCTACTTCCTGGTGGTCCGCCGGATCCGCCAGGAAAAGTTCCCCTACACGCCTGAGACGATCCAGGATCTCTTCATCTGGATCATTTTCGGCCTGATCCTGGGCGGCCGCCTCGGGTACGTTCTGTTTTACAACCTGGATTACTACCTCGGACATCCCCTGGAGATCCTTCTGCCGTTCGAATTCAGCGGCGGCGGTATGCGCTTCGTCGGCATCAGCGGCATGTCGTTCCACGGCGGGCTCGTGGGAGTGGTCCTGGCGGCCGTCTGGTTCTGCCGGCGCAACGGCATCGCCTTCTGGAACATGGCGGACCTGATCTGCCCAACCGTTCCACTGGGCTACACCTTCGGCCGGCTCGGGAATTTCCTGAACGGCGAACTCTGGGGGCGCGCCACGACGATGCCCTGGGGGATGTACTTTCCACTCGACCCCACGGGCCTGCTTCGCCACCCCTCCCAACTCTACGAGGCCCTTTTCGAAGGCGTCGTCCTCTTTGCAATCCTCTGGGCGATCCGCCGGAAAAGTCCCTTTGACGGGTTCCTGCTCTCCATGTATCTGATCGGCTACGGCCTTATCCGGTTTGTCATCGAGTTCTTCAGGGAACCCGATGCCCAGCTCGGGCTTCTCTTGTTTTCCCTCAGCATGGGCCAGCTCCTCTGCCTGCTGATGATCGGGGCGGGACTGGCGGTCTTCATGATGCGTAAAACCGCCGCGGAGCGGAATCGATAA
- a CDS encoding YebC/PmpR family DNA-binding transcriptional regulator, whose product MSGHSKWSTIKRKKGAIDAKRGKIFTKLAKEISLAARLGGGDPEANARLRQAVIAARDENMPKDNIERAIKKGAGELGSVSYEEVTYEGYGPGGVALMVEIMTDNKNRTVAEIRHILSKHGGNLGENGCVSWIFSKHGSILIDKKQIGEDELMELALEAGAEDVREEENEFEVLTDPLSFEGVRKVLQEKGLKFLEAKVTMIPQNLVKLDGNKAEQMLKMMEKLEDNDDVQNVYANFDIADDVMEKLS is encoded by the coding sequence ATGTCCGGCCATTCCAAATGGAGCACCATCAAGCGGAAAAAAGGCGCCATCGACGCGAAGCGCGGCAAGATCTTCACGAAACTCGCCAAGGAAATCAGCCTGGCCGCCAGGCTGGGCGGCGGCGATCCCGAAGCGAACGCGCGTCTCCGTCAGGCGGTCATCGCCGCCCGGGATGAAAACATGCCCAAGGACAACATCGAGCGGGCCATCAAGAAGGGAGCGGGTGAGCTGGGTTCGGTGAGTTACGAGGAAGTCACCTATGAAGGATACGGTCCCGGCGGCGTGGCGCTGATGGTGGAAATCATGACGGACAACAAGAACCGGACGGTGGCCGAGATCCGCCACATCCTCTCCAAGCACGGGGGGAACCTGGGGGAAAACGGCTGCGTATCCTGGATCTTCTCGAAACACGGCAGCATTCTCATCGACAAGAAGCAGATCGGCGAGGACGAACTCATGGAGCTTGCCCTGGAGGCCGGGGCGGAGGACGTCCGGGAGGAGGAGAACGAATTCGAGGTCCTCACCGATCCGCTGTCCTTCGAAGGCGTCCGGAAGGTCTTGCAGGAGAAGGGCCTGAAGTTCCTCGAGGCGAAGGTGACCATGATCCCCCAGAACCTCGTCAAGCTGGACGGGAACAAGGCGGAGCAGATGCTCAAGATGATGGAGAAGCTCGAGGACAACGACGACGTCCAGAACGTCTACGCGAATTTCGACATCGCCGACGACGTGATGGAAAAGTTGAGCTGA
- a CDS encoding NAD(P)-binding protein: MSKNLIVIGAGAGGASAAAEARRKDPGLTVTMIERTPHTSTAA, encoded by the coding sequence ATGAGCAAGAACCTGATCGTGATCGGCGCCGGCGCCGGAGGCGCCTCTGCGGCAGCGGAGGCCCGGCGGAAGGACCCGGGATTGACCGTTACGATGATCGAGCGGACGCCCCACACATCCACCGCCGCCTGA
- a CDS encoding DJ-1/PfpI family protein, with the protein MNWGVLIFPNVEELDFAGPWEILGMWSKFAGGPDTRLIIAETSGPVACAKGLIVLPHVTFADCPPLDYLLVPGGEGTRREVDNPALIDFIAGQAKSCRAVLSVCTGSFLLHRAGLLNGRKATTHWGSLNRLRELGDVNVEEDRFTRDGPVWTAAGVSAGIDMMLAFIAETAGEQAAGIAQFSAEYYPATRSYGGFEKSSNAPAYLKRGG; encoded by the coding sequence ATGAATTGGGGCGTCCTGATTTTCCCGAACGTGGAGGAGCTGGATTTCGCGGGTCCCTGGGAAATCCTCGGCATGTGGAGCAAGTTCGCCGGGGGGCCGGATACCCGGCTGATCATTGCCGAGACATCCGGGCCGGTCGCCTGCGCCAAGGGCCTGATCGTCCTTCCGCATGTTACTTTCGCGGATTGCCCGCCGCTGGATTATCTTCTGGTCCCCGGGGGCGAGGGGACGCGCCGGGAGGTCGACAATCCGGCCCTGATCGATTTCATCGCCGGGCAGGCGAAATCGTGCCGGGCCGTGCTTTCGGTCTGCACCGGCTCCTTCCTGCTGCACCGCGCCGGGCTCCTGAACGGACGGAAGGCGACGACCCACTGGGGTTCCCTGAATCGGCTCCGTGAACTTGGAGACGTGAACGTCGAGGAAGACCGGTTCACCCGCGACGGGCCCGTCTGGACGGCCGCCGGCGTGTCCGCCGGGATCGACATGATGCTCGCCTTCATCGCCGAGACGGCGGGGGAACAGGCCGCGGGCATCGCCCAGTTTTCCGCTGAGTATTACCCCGCCACCCGATCTTACGGCGGATTCGAAAAGAGCAGCAATGCCCCGGCATATCTGAAGAGGGGGGGCTGA
- a CDS encoding DUF1893 domain-containing protein produces the protein MENRFRDYNLALFSGGRRVFSSQGKGLRPLVECLDACRDFRDCVLHDKIMGLAAARLAADSGIVREIAARTASEPAARFLGARGIPLEAEGTVPAILTQDGGAVCPGERIALAVEDPGRFEKEIRAMIASGAAGQPTGQ, from the coding sequence ATGGAAAATCGTTTCCGGGATTACAATCTGGCCCTCTTCTCCGGGGGGCGGCGGGTCTTCTCGTCGCAGGGGAAGGGGCTCCGGCCGCTGGTGGAGTGCCTGGACGCCTGCCGGGACTTCCGGGACTGCGTGCTCCACGACAAGATCATGGGCCTGGCGGCGGCGAGGCTTGCGGCGGACTCGGGGATCGTGCGGGAAATCGCGGCGCGGACGGCCTCGGAGCCGGCGGCGCGGTTCCTTGGTGCAAGAGGCATTCCCCTGGAAGCGGAGGGAACCGTTCCCGCCATCCTGACGCAGGACGGTGGCGCCGTCTGTCCGGGGGAGCGGATCGCCCTGGCCGTGGAAGATCCGGGTCGGTTTGAGAAGGAAATCCGGGCGATGATCGCCTCCGGTGCGGCAGGGCAACCCACCGGTCAGTAA
- the ruvB gene encoding Holliday junction branch migration DNA helicase RuvB — protein MVHPAVIEEDTGLDVSLRPRSLDEYIGQPKIKGNLSLFIQAARERGEALDHVLLYGPPGLGKTTLAYIVAREMGVDIKVTSGPVIERPGDLAAILTNLHDQDVLFIDEIHRLSHVVEEILYPAMEDYHIDILIGQGPSARSMKLGIPRFTLIGATTKAGLLTSPLRDRFGMSFRFDFYDPEELAVIIRRSAGILSIAVDDEGAVELARRCRGTPRIANRLLRRVRDYAQVKARGKVDREVVVRALELFEVDGRGFDHMDRRILLTLIEKFGGGPVGIDSLSSAIGEERTTLEDVYEPFLVQEGYIQRTARGRLATKAAYDHFGLAWPGARQGELL, from the coding sequence CTGGTCCATCCGGCGGTCATCGAGGAAGATACCGGCCTGGATGTGTCGCTTCGTCCCCGGAGTCTGGACGAATATATCGGCCAGCCGAAGATCAAGGGAAACCTGTCCCTGTTCATCCAGGCGGCCCGGGAGCGCGGCGAGGCCCTGGACCATGTGCTTCTCTACGGCCCCCCCGGCCTCGGCAAGACGACCCTGGCCTATATCGTGGCCCGGGAGATGGGGGTGGACATCAAGGTGACCTCCGGCCCCGTCATCGAGCGGCCCGGGGACCTGGCGGCGATCCTCACGAACCTCCATGACCAGGACGTTCTCTTCATCGACGAGATCCACCGCCTCTCCCACGTCGTCGAGGAAATCCTCTACCCGGCCATGGAGGATTACCACATCGACATCCTCATCGGCCAGGGACCGTCCGCCCGCTCCATGAAGCTGGGCATCCCCCGGTTCACCCTGATCGGCGCCACCACGAAGGCGGGACTCCTGACGTCTCCGCTCCGGGACCGATTCGGCATGAGCTTCCGCTTCGATTTCTACGATCCCGAGGAACTGGCCGTGATCATCCGGCGTTCCGCCGGCATCCTGTCCATCGCCGTCGACGACGAAGGGGCGGTGGAGCTGGCCCGCCGCTGCCGGGGCACGCCCCGGATCGCCAACCGGCTTCTCCGGCGCGTCCGCGATTATGCCCAGGTGAAGGCCCGGGGAAAGGTCGACCGCGAGGTGGTCGTCCGGGCCCTGGAACTCTTCGAGGTGGACGGCCGGGGGTTCGATCACATGGACCGGCGGATCCTCCTGACCCTGATTGAAAAATTCGGCGGCGGGCCCGTGGGAATCGACAGCCTGTCGTCGGCCATCGGGGAGGAGCGAACTACGCTGGAAGACGTTTACGAGCCTTTCCTGGTTCAGGAGGGCTACATTCAGCGGACCGCCCGGGGGCGGCTGGCGACGAAGGCGGCTTACGACCACTTCGGCCTGGCCTGGCCCGGCGCCCGCCAGGGGGAGTTGTTATGA
- a CDS encoding DUF350 domain-containing protein, whose product MERYGMIVVYVALILAFLYISKRIADVLTKFDDDLAVEKEGNTAVALRRFGLYVGICTALAGVFQGGLRRADLVVFLTDGAITTVLFFAAHLLNDRILVPGVRNNDLIKAGNVPTGIVEAGSFIATGILLNGAFAGETGSLLSAVAFFALAQIFLYLAVFLHQRIYRFRTAACLQEGNLSAGITVAGLLVAYSIILRSSIAGDFVGWAESLGWFLISAASGMLFLLIFEKISDWIFLPKTKLGDQIQAGNSAAALLVQGLVIALAVVISRMIV is encoded by the coding sequence ATGGAACGATACGGCATGATTGTGGTGTACGTGGCGCTCATCCTGGCATTCCTCTACATTTCGAAGCGGATCGCCGACGTCCTCACGAAGTTCGACGACGACCTCGCCGTGGAAAAGGAGGGAAACACCGCCGTTGCGCTGCGCCGGTTCGGGCTTTACGTGGGGATCTGCACCGCCCTGGCGGGGGTTTTCCAGGGGGGGCTCCGGAGGGCGGACCTCGTGGTTTTTCTAACCGACGGGGCCATCACGACGGTTCTCTTTTTCGCCGCCCACCTCCTGAACGACCGCATCCTCGTCCCGGGTGTACGCAACAATGACCTGATCAAGGCGGGAAATGTGCCGACGGGGATCGTGGAGGCCGGCAGCTTCATCGCCACGGGCATCCTGCTGAACGGTGCCTTCGCCGGCGAAACCGGGAGCCTGCTTTCGGCCGTGGCCTTCTTCGCCCTGGCCCAGATCTTCCTGTATCTGGCGGTCTTCCTGCACCAGCGGATCTACCGTTTCCGTACGGCGGCCTGCCTGCAGGAGGGCAACCTCAGCGCCGGGATCACCGTGGCGGGACTGCTCGTGGCCTACAGCATCATCCTGCGGTCCAGCATCGCCGGCGATTTTGTCGGCTGGGCCGAGAGCCTGGGCTGGTTCCTCATCAGCGCTGCTTCGGGAATGCTGTTTCTCCTGATTTTCGAGAAGATCTCCGACTGGATCTTTCTCCCGAAGACGAAACTGGGAGACCAGATCCAGGCGGGAAACAGCGCCGCGGCCCTCCTGGTGCAGGGGCTCGTCATCGCCCTCGCCGTCGTCATCAGCCGCATGATCGTTTGA
- a CDS encoding epoxyqueuosine reductase QueH, whose protein sequence is MNVLLHICCAPCAIVPVGELRDEGHEITGMFFNPNIHPFQEHQRRLETLREYAEMAPFPVIWPEDYPLEEYLQAVLPLGPDRCTQCYRLRLDRAAEAAKAGGFDAFTTTLLYSRYQRHDQIREVATEISRRHDIPFLYRDFREGWQEGLRLSRHMGLYRQPYCGCVFSEKERFYRPHRTVKQAAEKEPAGARMPPGCG, encoded by the coding sequence ATGAACGTTCTGCTTCACATCTGCTGCGCCCCGTGCGCCATCGTCCCGGTGGGTGAACTCCGGGACGAGGGCCATGAAATCACGGGCATGTTTTTCAACCCCAACATCCATCCTTTCCAGGAACACCAGCGGCGCCTGGAGACGCTCCGGGAGTACGCGGAGATGGCCCCCTTCCCGGTCATCTGGCCCGAGGACTATCCCCTGGAGGAGTACCTTCAGGCCGTCCTGCCCCTGGGGCCCGACCGATGCACTCAGTGTTACCGGCTCCGTCTGGATCGGGCGGCCGAGGCCGCCAAGGCCGGAGGCTTCGACGCCTTCACCACGACCCTTCTCTACAGCCGTTACCAGCGGCACGATCAGATCCGGGAAGTCGCAACGGAGATCAGCCGGCGGCACGACATTCCCTTTCTTTACCGGGATTTCCGGGAGGGATGGCAGGAGGGGCTCCGCCTGTCCCGCCACATGGGTCTCTATCGGCAGCCCTATTGCGGCTGCGTCTTCAGCGAGAAGGAGCGGTTTTATCGTCCGCACCGAACGGTGAAGCAGGCGGCCGAGAAGGAACCGGCCGGCGCCAGGATGCCTCCCGGATGCGGATGA
- the ruvC gene encoding crossover junction endodeoxyribonuclease RuvC: MRADNPFRILGIDPGSHVTGYGVVEKRRAGLTCMTYGEIRPPRGASLTVALSTVYKGIEDLIRESAPDVMAIEDIFFGKNVRSLIRQGQLRGVAILAGNHGGLPVFEYTPLEIKKAVVGYGRAEKTQVQSMVKAILRLPGEAPADASDALAVAICHAHFGKDKTV, translated from the coding sequence ATGCGAGCGGATAACCCCTTTCGAATTCTCGGCATCGACCCCGGCAGCCACGTGACGGGGTACGGCGTGGTGGAAAAGCGGAGGGCTGGCCTCACCTGCATGACCTATGGGGAGATCCGCCCGCCCCGGGGGGCCTCGCTTACCGTTGCCCTGTCCACGGTATACAAAGGGATCGAGGATCTGATCCGCGAGTCCGCCCCGGATGTCATGGCCATCGAGGACATCTTTTTCGGAAAAAACGTCCGGAGCCTGATCCGCCAGGGCCAGTTGAGGGGCGTCGCCATCCTCGCCGGAAACCACGGCGGCCTGCCGGTTTTTGAATACACCCCCCTGGAGATCAAGAAAGCTGTCGTCGGGTACGGACGGGCGGAGAAAACCCAGGTGCAGAGTATGGTCAAGGCAATTCTGCGGCTTCCCGGGGAGGCGCCGGCGGATGCCTCGGATGCCTTGGCGGTGGCCATTTGCCACGCCCATTTCGGAAAGGACAAAACGGTCTGA
- the trxB gene encoding thioredoxin-disulfide reductase, which produces MAEAAHPDQPWDVAIIGGGPAGLTAGIYAARANLRTILVQGASTVSQITITDMIENYPGFPEGINGFDLVERLKKQAAQFGLEILSEDTTSLEAGRRGDLPVWRISAGGKTIDALSVVLATGASWRRLGVPGEEAFIGRGVSFCATCDGPFYRNREVVVVGGGNTAIQEALFLTHFAGKVTVVHRRDRLRAVGILQDRAFANEKIAFAWNSVVQEILGKETVEAVRLRDVKTGEEREVPTEGVFLFVGLIPNTDLVRDLADCEPDGAVRVDRAMRTSAPGIFACGDCTVTPLRQVITACGDGAVAAYSAQLYVEDLKGTAY; this is translated from the coding sequence ATGGCAGAAGCGGCGCATCCGGACCAACCCTGGGACGTGGCCATCATCGGCGGAGGTCCGGCGGGCCTGACGGCAGGCATCTACGCCGCCCGGGCCAACCTCCGGACGATCCTGGTCCAGGGGGCCTCCACCGTCTCCCAGATCACCATCACCGACATGATCGAGAACTATCCGGGGTTTCCGGAGGGCATCAACGGATTCGACCTGGTGGAGCGCCTGAAGAAGCAGGCGGCGCAGTTCGGCCTGGAAATCCTGTCCGAGGACACGACGTCCCTGGAAGCCGGCCGCCGGGGAGACCTTCCGGTCTGGCGGATCAGCGCGGGCGGGAAAACGATCGACGCCCTGTCGGTAGTCCTGGCTACAGGGGCCTCCTGGAGGAGGCTCGGCGTCCCGGGTGAGGAAGCGTTCATCGGCCGGGGGGTCTCCTTCTGCGCCACCTGCGACGGGCCCTTTTACCGGAACCGCGAGGTCGTCGTCGTCGGGGGCGGCAACACGGCCATCCAGGAAGCCCTGTTCCTGACCCACTTCGCCGGAAAGGTGACCGTGGTCCACCGGCGGGACCGCCTTCGCGCCGTGGGGATTCTCCAGGACAGGGCCTTCGCCAACGAAAAGATCGCCTTCGCGTGGAACTCCGTCGTGCAGGAAATCCTCGGGAAAGAGACGGTGGAGGCCGTGCGTCTCCGGGACGTCAAGACGGGGGAGGAAAGGGAAGTCCCGACGGAGGGCGTGTTCCTGTTCGTGGGGCTGATCCCCAATACGGACCTTGTCCGGGACCTTGCCGATTGCGAACCCGACGGGGCCGTCCGGGTGGATCGGGCGATGCGGACTTCGGCACCGGGCATTTTCGCCTGCGGGGACTGCACGGTCACCCCCCTGCGGCAGGTCATCACCGCCTGCGGTGATGGAGCCGTTGCGGCTTACTCGGCCCAGCTCTACGTGGAGGACCTCAAGGGCACGGCTTACTGA
- a CDS encoding QacE family quaternary ammonium compound efflux SMR transporter: MKNWIFLAIAIVSEVIATSALKSSAGFTRLLPSLLVVAGYGAAFYLLSLTLRTIPVGVAYAVWSGVGMALISVVAWIFLDQKLDAPAIMGIVLIAAGVVVMNVFSRTLVH, from the coding sequence ATGAAGAATTGGATTTTTCTCGCGATCGCAATCGTCAGCGAGGTGATAGCCACCTCGGCGCTCAAGAGCAGTGCAGGTTTCACGAGGCTCCTGCCTTCGCTTCTCGTCGTTGCGGGCTACGGCGCAGCTTTCTATCTCCTGTCCCTGACGCTCCGCACCATTCCGGTGGGGGTTGCGTACGCCGTCTGGTCGGGAGTCGGCATGGCGCTCATTTCCGTGGTAGCCTGGATTTTCCTGGACCAGAAACTCGATGCGCCGGCGATCATGGGAATCGTCCTGATTGCGGCGGGGGTTGTTGTGATGAATGTTTTCTCAAGGACACTCGTACATTAG
- a CDS encoding FAD-dependent oxidoreductase — protein sequence MPYYIGDVIKDNRKLVARTPEQFRETGIEVFTETRVGTVDIKEQAVLTEDGKKLPFDFLVFGTGTRAFTPGIPGEDREGVFVLKGLSDAIRIKQLLQDTPCRRAVIIGAGFIGLEMSEAFREAGIETTMVHRGALPAARWDPELSRPILEEMERHGVAFLPNTLVTSIEPGSECRNRLNTSAGPLEADIILLALGVRPDVDLARESGITLGPSGAIAVNFAQRTCAENVYAAGDCCESYHRVSGRWVNIPLGDIANKQGRVAGSNIGGDPMTFPGIVGAQSFKVFGLEAAAAGLSEREATAAGFHPVSTILWGNSAARSMPTARRVGLKLTADRGTGKLLGVQAVGEAGAVSRVNTLSAALWARMSLEDVAYLDLAYSPPFGGAWDPIHIAAQGLLRKL from the coding sequence ATGCCCTATTACATCGGCGATGTAATCAAGGACAATCGGAAGCTGGTGGCCCGGACCCCGGAGCAGTTCCGGGAGACGGGAATTGAAGTCTTCACGGAAACCCGGGTGGGAACCGTGGACATCAAGGAGCAGGCGGTGCTCACGGAAGACGGGAAAAAGCTGCCTTTCGATTTCCTCGTCTTCGGCACCGGAACCAGGGCCTTCACGCCGGGGATACCCGGAGAGGACCGCGAGGGCGTCTTTGTCCTCAAGGGCCTGAGCGACGCCATCCGCATCAAGCAGCTTCTTCAGGACACCCCCTGCCGGAGGGCCGTCATCATCGGCGCCGGCTTCATCGGCCTGGAGATGTCTGAGGCCTTCCGCGAGGCGGGCATCGAAACGACCATGGTCCACCGCGGCGCCCTGCCGGCGGCCCGCTGGGATCCCGAGCTGTCGCGTCCGATCCTGGAGGAAATGGAGCGCCATGGCGTGGCCTTCCTGCCGAACACGCTTGTCACGTCCATCGAACCCGGATCGGAATGCCGAAACCGCCTCAACACAAGCGCCGGCCCCCTGGAAGCGGACATCATCCTCCTTGCCCTGGGGGTCCGACCGGACGTCGACCTGGCCCGGGAGTCAGGCATCACCCTCGGACCGTCGGGGGCCATCGCCGTCAACTTCGCCCAGCGCACCTGTGCGGAAAACGTCTACGCAGCGGGAGACTGCTGCGAGTCCTACCACCGGGTGAGCGGCCGCTGGGTCAACATTCCCCTCGGCGACATCGCCAACAAGCAGGGCCGCGTGGCCGGCAGCAACATCGGCGGAGACCCCATGACCTTTCCCGGCATCGTGGGAGCCCAGTCCTTCAAGGTCTTCGGCCTGGAAGCCGCCGCCGCGGGATTGAGCGAGCGGGAGGCGACCGCCGCGGGCTTCCATCCCGTCAGCACCATCCTCTGGGGAAACAGTGCGGCCCGATCCATGCCCACGGCAAGGAGAGTGGGCCTGAAGCTCACAGCGGACCGGGGTACGGGAAAGCTCCTGGGAGTCCAGGCGGTCGGCGAGGCGGGAGCGGTGAGCCGTGTCAACACCCTGTCGGCGGCTCTCTGGGCGAGGATGTCCCTGGAGGACGTGGCGTACCTTGACCTGGCCTACTCTCCGCCCTTCGGCGGCGCCTGGGACCCGATCCACATCGCCGCCCAGGGGCTGCTCCGGAAACTTTGA
- the ruvA gene encoding Holliday junction branch migration protein RuvA — protein sequence MIARIQGILLEKSLSSVTLDVGGVGYRVFVPLTAIYDLPEAGENLVLHIHTHVREDAIQLFGFPDPAQRGLFQMMIAVTGIGPRLAMNILSGITPEELAAAITRGDLARLVRIPGVGRKMAERMVLELKDRILKAGLTPAAGPGETPQGVAVMEEDVLSALLNLGYKETSAKSALDKAAREIPAPTTLDGLLKGALKILSGS from the coding sequence ATGATCGCCCGGATTCAGGGCATTCTTCTCGAAAAGTCGCTCAGCTCCGTCACCCTGGACGTCGGTGGCGTGGGGTACCGCGTTTTCGTTCCCCTAACCGCCATCTACGATCTCCCGGAGGCGGGCGAGAATCTGGTCCTGCACATCCATACGCATGTGCGCGAGGACGCCATCCAGCTCTTCGGCTTCCCCGATCCGGCCCAGCGGGGACTCTTCCAGATGATGATCGCCGTCACTGGAATCGGCCCCCGGCTGGCCATGAACATCCTGTCGGGAATCACCCCGGAGGAACTGGCGGCGGCCATTACCCGGGGAGACCTGGCTCGCCTGGTGAGGATTCCCGGCGTGGGCCGCAAAATGGCCGAGCGGATGGTCCTGGAACTGAAGGACCGGATCCTGAAGGCCGGATTAACGCCCGCGGCGGGACCCGGCGAGACGCCACAGGGGGTTGCCGTCATGGAAGAGGATGTTCTCTCGGCGCTCCTGAACCTGGGTTACAAGGAAACGTCGGCAAAGAGCGCGCTGGACAAGGCGGCCCGCGAAATCCCGGCCCCGACGACGCTCGACGGACTGTTGAAGGGTGCTCTCAAGATCCTTTCAGGCAGTTGA